A region from the uncultured Draconibacterium sp. genome encodes:
- the ald gene encoding alanine dehydrogenase: protein MIIGVPKEIKNNENRIALTPAGAAELVKRGHDVYVQAGGGLGSGFQDDDYTDAGAKMLPTIEDVYAIADMIIKVKEPIEPEYKLIKEGQILYTYFHFASCEPLTYAMIENKSICLAYETVELADRSLPLLVPMSEVAGRMSVQEGAKYLEKTFGGYGVLLGGVPGVPPANVLIIGGGIVGTEAAKMAAGLGADVTIMDVSLPRLRYLDDIMPPNVKTMMSNEYNIREMVKLNDVIIGAVLIPGAKAPRLITRDMLNTMKPGTVLVDVAVDQGGCFETTKATTHAEPTFVIDDVLHYCVANMPGAVPRTSTIALTNATLPYAIEIAEKGWKQACIDSEPLRKGLNVVDGKVVYKGVAEAFDLPYQKVETVL from the coding sequence ATGATAATTGGTGTACCAAAAGAGATTAAGAATAACGAAAACCGCATTGCATTAACACCTGCAGGTGCTGCGGAATTGGTTAAACGAGGCCACGATGTATATGTACAGGCCGGAGGTGGACTGGGTAGCGGTTTCCAGGATGATGATTACACAGACGCCGGTGCGAAAATGCTCCCCACCATTGAAGATGTTTATGCTATTGCAGATATGATCATCAAAGTAAAAGAGCCGATTGAGCCGGAATACAAATTAATTAAAGAAGGACAGATTCTTTATACCTACTTCCACTTTGCTTCGTGCGAGCCATTAACGTATGCCATGATAGAAAACAAGTCGATTTGTTTAGCTTACGAAACAGTTGAACTAGCCGACCGATCGTTACCGCTTTTGGTACCAATGAGCGAAGTTGCAGGCCGTATGTCGGTTCAGGAAGGTGCAAAATACCTTGAAAAAACATTTGGCGGTTATGGTGTTTTACTTGGCGGAGTACCAGGCGTTCCTCCGGCAAATGTACTGATTATTGGTGGTGGTATTGTTGGTACCGAAGCTGCAAAAATGGCAGCTGGCCTGGGTGCTGATGTTACCATTATGGATGTATCGTTACCACGCTTGCGCTACCTCGATGATATTATGCCGCCAAACGTTAAAACCATGATGAGTAACGAATACAACATTCGGGAAATGGTAAAGCTAAACGACGTTATCATTGGCGCGGTATTAATTCCTGGTGCAAAAGCTCCGCGCTTAATTACCCGCGACATGCTTAACACCATGAAACCCGGAACTGTTTTGGTTGACGTTGCTGTTGACCAGGGAGGTTGTTTTGAAACCACCAAGGCAACTACGCATGCCGAACCTACTTTTGTAATCGACGATGTATTACACTATTGTGTTGCCAACATGCCGGGTGCTGTACCACGTACTTCAACCATTGCATTAACAAATGCAACGCTTCCGTATGCTATTGAAATTGCAGAAAAAGGCTGGAAACAAGCTTGCATTGATAGCGAACCATTACGCAAAGGCTTAAATGTGGTTGATGGCAAAGTGGTATACAAAGGAGTTGCAGAGGCCTTTGACTTGCCTTACCAAAAAGTTGAAACTGTTTTATAA
- a CDS encoding pyridoxal phosphate-dependent aminotransferase, producing the protein MPTVSDRGRIMPDSPIRKLAPLAHEAKERGLKVFHLNIGQPDLPTPPEALAAIKSIDRKILEYTPSEGILSFRQKLAKYYHKFDIDVTPDDIIVTSGGSEAVTFAFMSCLDPGDEIIVPEPAYANYEAFAIVAGAKIKSIPGDIEEGFVLPPIEEFEKLITPKTKGIMICNPNNPTGYLYTQQEMNAIRDLVKKYDLYLFSDEVYREFCYTGAPYISAFHLEGIEQNVVLVDSVSKRYSECGLRIGALITKNAAVKKNVMKFCQARLSPPLIGQIAAEASLDADPEYMLNNYNEYVQRRKFLIDGLNRIDGVYSPIPMGAFYTVARLPVDNADKFCAWLLSDFQYEKQTLFLAPASGFYTGSDKGQDEVRIAYVLNKADLAVCLKILTEALKVYPGRTSK; encoded by the coding sequence ATGCCGACAGTATCAGACAGAGGAAGGATAATGCCTGATTCCCCAATCAGGAAATTAGCTCCGTTAGCTCATGAAGCTAAAGAACGAGGGCTTAAAGTGTTCCATTTAAATATCGGACAACCCGATTTACCAACTCCTCCTGAGGCGCTGGCGGCAATCAAGTCGATCGACAGAAAGATTCTGGAATATACACCCAGTGAAGGAATTTTGTCGTTTCGCCAAAAATTGGCCAAATATTACCACAAGTTCGACATTGACGTAACGCCTGACGATATTATTGTTACATCGGGCGGGAGTGAGGCTGTAACTTTTGCTTTTATGAGTTGCCTTGATCCGGGTGATGAAATTATTGTGCCAGAACCTGCTTATGCTAATTACGAAGCTTTTGCAATTGTTGCGGGGGCAAAAATTAAATCGATACCCGGCGATATTGAAGAGGGTTTTGTATTGCCTCCGATTGAGGAGTTCGAAAAATTGATTACCCCAAAAACCAAGGGGATAATGATTTGTAACCCGAACAATCCAACCGGTTATTTGTATACGCAACAGGAAATGAATGCCATTCGTGACCTGGTAAAAAAATACGACCTCTACCTGTTTTCGGATGAGGTATATCGTGAGTTTTGTTACACGGGTGCTCCATACATTTCTGCCTTTCATCTCGAAGGCATTGAGCAAAATGTGGTTCTGGTTGATTCTGTATCGAAACGTTACAGCGAATGTGGCTTGCGTATTGGCGCCTTGATTACAAAAAATGCAGCTGTTAAAAAGAATGTAATGAAGTTTTGCCAGGCACGATTAAGTCCGCCACTTATCGGGCAAATTGCCGCCGAAGCTTCGTTGGATGCCGATCCGGAATACATGCTTAATAATTATAACGAGTATGTTCAGCGACGCAAATTTCTGATCGATGGGCTTAATCGCATTGATGGCGTATATTCGCCTATTCCGATGGGGGCTTTTTACACTGTTGCCCGCTTACCGGTTGATAATGCCGATAAATTTTGCGCATGGCTATTGTCCGACTTTCAGTATGAAAAGCAAACCCTGTTTTTGGCACCGGCTTCGGGCTTTTATACCGGTTCAGATAAAGGGCAGGACGAGGTGCGAATTGCATATGTGTTGAACAAAGCCGATTTGGCGGTTTGTTTAAAAATATTAACCGAAGCTTTAAAGGTTTATCCCGGAAGAACTTCCAAATAG
- a CDS encoding LL-diaminopimelate aminotransferase, with translation MALINENYLKLQAGYLFPEIGRRVNEFIEANPDKKVIKMGIGDVTRPLVPSVVKAFHEGVDEMAKGETFKGYGPEQGYAFLREAIAKNSYQEKGIDISADEIFVSDGSKCDTGNIQEIFGHNNKIAICDPVYPVYADTTVMSGKTGTCQENGHYEGIIYMPCTKENGFIPELPTETPDLIFLCYPNNPTGTVASKEELKKWVDYAIEKNAIILYDAAYEAFITEEGIPRSIYEIEGAKKVAIEFRSFSKTAGFTGTRCAITVIPKELVAFDSAGKAHPVKALWNRRQSTKFNGVSYPVQKAAAAIYTEEGKKEVEEVIAYYLENAKIMRESLAEIGYEVYGGVNAPYVWVKTKNDMTSWDFFDKVLNEANIVGTPGSGFGPAGEGYFRFSAFADRENVLEAMERVKNLS, from the coding sequence ATGGCACTTATTAACGAAAATTACCTGAAACTTCAGGCGGGGTATCTTTTCCCGGAAATTGGACGTAGGGTTAACGAATTTATTGAAGCAAACCCGGACAAAAAGGTTATTAAAATGGGTATTGGAGATGTTACCCGGCCGCTGGTACCCAGTGTTGTTAAAGCCTTTCACGAAGGTGTTGACGAAATGGCCAAAGGCGAAACATTTAAAGGCTATGGCCCCGAACAAGGGTATGCTTTTTTACGCGAAGCCATTGCAAAAAACTCGTACCAGGAGAAAGGTATAGATATTTCGGCAGATGAAATTTTTGTTTCTGACGGCTCGAAATGCGATACCGGAAACATTCAGGAGATTTTTGGCCACAACAATAAAATTGCCATTTGCGACCCGGTTTACCCGGTTTATGCCGACACTACTGTGATGAGCGGAAAAACAGGCACTTGCCAGGAAAATGGCCATTACGAAGGAATTATTTACATGCCTTGTACAAAAGAAAACGGCTTTATTCCTGAGCTTCCAACAGAAACTCCTGACCTGATTTTCCTTTGCTACCCGAACAATCCAACAGGAACGGTTGCTTCGAAAGAAGAATTGAAGAAATGGGTTGATTATGCCATCGAAAAAAATGCGATCATTCTTTACGATGCGGCTTACGAAGCTTTTATAACTGAAGAAGGTATTCCTCGTTCGATTTACGAAATTGAAGGTGCAAAAAAGGTAGCCATTGAGTTCCGCAGTTTCTCGAAAACAGCAGGATTTACCGGTACCCGTTGCGCCATTACTGTTATACCGAAAGAATTGGTTGCTTTTGATTCGGCAGGAAAAGCACACCCCGTAAAAGCATTATGGAACCGCCGCCAATCGACGAAGTTTAATGGTGTTTCGTACCCGGTACAAAAAGCTGCTGCTGCCATTTACACTGAAGAGGGTAAAAAAGAGGTGGAAGAAGTAATTGCTTACTACCTGGAAAATGCAAAAATAATGCGCGAAAGCCTGGCCGAAATTGGTTACGAAGTTTACGGTGGAGTTAACGCACCATACGTATGGGTTAAAACCAAAAACGACATGACCTCGTGGGACTTTTTTGACAAAGTGTTAAATGAAGCTAACATTGTGGGAACACCAGGATCAGGCTTTGGCCCTGCCGGTGAAGGTTATTTTCGTTTTTCGGCTTTTGCCGACAGGGAAAATGTACTGGAAGCAATGGAAAGAGTAAAAAATCTATCATAA
- the dapF gene encoding diaminopimelate epimerase: MQNFFVKSHGLGNDYITLNQDEISFKLTEKAIVRICDVHFGIGSDGILLKVPSNKADFGLRILNPDGSEAEKSGNGLRIFAKYLYDYGFTKEKSFSIETLGGLVQAQVIEEKNNKAKTIKVDMGKAIFESEKIPVACANEECIGEVLELADRSYEINCVSVGNPHCIILKEELHEAEIKKYGAEIENHSKFPNRINVQFARVVSPNEVEVLIWERGAGWTLASGSSSCAVACTVVKRGLTERNLSIKMPGGSLAIEIDKDWEIRMTGEVREIASGTLSAELLQDLEL; encoded by the coding sequence ATGCAAAACTTTTTTGTAAAATCACACGGATTAGGTAACGATTATATCACCCTCAACCAAGACGAGATAAGCTTTAAATTAACAGAAAAAGCCATTGTGCGTATTTGCGACGTGCATTTTGGAATTGGTTCGGATGGGATTTTGTTAAAGGTGCCAAGCAATAAAGCCGATTTTGGTTTGCGTATTCTGAATCCCGATGGTTCGGAAGCCGAGAAAAGTGGCAACGGCTTGCGTATTTTTGCGAAGTATTTGTACGATTATGGGTTTACTAAAGAAAAATCGTTTAGTATTGAAACACTGGGAGGTTTGGTGCAGGCCCAGGTAATTGAAGAGAAAAACAACAAGGCTAAAACCATTAAAGTAGATATGGGAAAAGCCATTTTTGAATCGGAAAAAATTCCTGTTGCCTGCGCAAATGAAGAGTGCATTGGCGAAGTGTTGGAATTGGCAGACCGCAGTTACGAAATTAACTGTGTTTCGGTTGGTAACCCGCACTGTATAATTTTAAAAGAAGAATTACACGAAGCAGAAATAAAAAAGTATGGTGCTGAAATTGAAAACCACTCCAAGTTTCCGAACCGGATAAATGTGCAGTTTGCCCGTGTGGTTTCGCCCAACGAGGTGGAAGTATTAATTTGGGAGCGTGGTGCCGGCTGGACACTGGCATCGGGTAGCTCGTCGTGTGCTGTGGCCTGCACAGTGGTGAAGCGCGGATTAACCGAACGAAACCTTAGTATAAAAATGCCGGGAGGTAGCCTGGCCATTGAAATTGACAAGGATTGGGAAATTCGAATGACCGGTGAAGTTCGTGAAATAGCATCCGGAACATTAAGTGCTGAACTGCTGCAGGATTTGGAGTTGTAA